The genomic DNA TCCCAAAGTTCGCGAGACCTACGGGCATCATATCGGAGGGCACAGCTTGTTACTCGCACGCCGACTCACCGAAGCAGGTGTGCCTATTGTTCAGGTCTGTTGTGCAGCTGGTGACTTGAACGGAGCCCAGGGAGATATGTGGGACACCCATGGAAACAACTTCAATCGATTAAAGGAGAAGCTGCTTCCCGTCTTTGATCAAGGAACGTCTGCATTGCTTTCTGATCTTGAGCAGCGTGGGACACTCTCTGAAACACTCGTTGTCGTACTCACAGATTTTGGACGGACACCCAAAATAAATGGGGCAGCCGGACGTGACCACTACCCGGGCGTCTATTCTGTTCTGCTCGCCGGCGGAGGAATTCAGGGTGGGCAAGTTTATGGATCAAGCGACGCTGTGGGAGCGCTCCCGCTCGACCAACCGTGCGGACCGCCAGATGTTCACGCGACGATCTTTCGACAGCTCGGAATTTCGCCAGACTCATTAATCCGAGATATGCTCAACCGACCATTTCCGATCTGCGACGGGACTCCGCTTCCATTGGCGTAGGAAGCAATCTGGTGTTGAGCTGCCGTGAAGGCTATTGAATACACCTCAGGAAGGTGGATCTTCGATCGCGAACATTAATCTGAAACGTGTTCTACACAGGCTCACGTAGAGCAGACTGCTTGAACAGGTCGATCGCTTCTGGGCTTTGGCGGACGTAATCTCACAGACCTGCAAGTTGTGTTTGGGCATCGCCAAATTCTGTTTCTTCAATTCCCATTCGATTCATTAGCGACAAGTAGAAACTGCACAGCTTTCGGTCACCGTCATCTTTGTCGCTGTAGTCGAGGACGCGTCCGGTATCGAGGGTCCCGCCGAGTCCACCGACAGTGAGCATCGGAAGCTTTGTGGAATCGTGTCTTGATCCGGACCACATGTTGTTAATGAATAACAGGCAACTGTGGTCAAGGACAGTCCCATCCCCTTCAGGCATCGAATCGAGTCGGCCAGCAAGGTAGGCAAGTTGGCTGCAATAGAAACGAGAGACTTTTTCCCAATCGTCAGAGAGATCGTCGTGAGATCCAGAGTGATGGGCTTTTCGAACATCCAGGAACGGATAGAACAGGCCTGAGATGTCACGACAAAGAAGCAGCGAAGCAATTCGCGTTTTATCAGTTTGAAATGCCAGAGCAACGATATCACACATCAACTTCATGTGTTCGCGGATGTCTTCCGGAAGTCCGTTATCGGGACGTTTCATTGTTACTAGCGATTCCCCTTTATTCTTTGCTCGGTCGGTTGCTTTATCTTGATCTTTACGGATACGTTCGATTCGCTTCTCAACTTCTCGAACACTGGTTAAATACTCATCGAGCTTCGTTTTGTCTTCAAAACTGGCTCGACGGCTCAGGCTGGCAGCTTCTGCTTTAACTCGGTCAAGGACACTTTTGTTTCGGCGTTGACCGTGGTTCTCGAACAGACTGTCGAAGGCGAGCGAGGGGTAAACTTCCATCGGGACTGGCGAAGTCGCATTTTGCCAGGAGATATGTGAACTGTACGCCATCGAGAAGTTTGTCTCGTGATAACCGGTGATCGGTTGTTCGCAGCCGAGGACTAAACTTGGTTGCGAAGTTTGCTCACCAAGGCGATTGGCGAGTAACTGATCAACGCTGATTCCGCCTCGAAGTTCCGCTCCCTTTTGAAGCGAGGCGCCAGAAAGAATGTTGCCGGTTTGCCCCGGATGAATACCGACACCGGTGGCATTCTTGTTGAAGAGGCCGGAGATGAAATTCATCTTCTGCTTATGCGGCTCCATCGGAGAGAGAGTTTTTCCCAGCTCCATCTCCGCGCCGGAGCCTTTCGCCCACCAGTGCTTTGCGTTAATTCCACAAGCCATGAACAGTGCGGCAAATCGTTTCGGGAATTCACCATTCTGGTCCAGCTTTGGAGTCGATTCTCCCCAGACTTGCAACGACTCCATCCACGGGAGTGCCATCGCGACTCCCGTCCCTTGTAACAAAATCCGTCGCGAAATTTTTCGATGTTGCTGATTCATGACCATGATTCATTTTAAGGTGATATGGTGACTCGACTTCTTAATGCAGTCTGCTTTTCCGTGTCTGCGAGAGACCGTACGCACGACCGGTTCTTTGGTGCGGTCGAATGCTCCCTAACGCAGTTTACGGCTCTCGAACGAGGAACTCTCCACCATGTTTGGTTAGGAACTGTGGGCTGGTAACAATTGTTTCGATGACCGGAGCAAGCCGGTAGTCATTCGTTTTGAGCTGTTCTTGCATTTTCACAATCAGGCCTTCATCCGACAAGGTGAGTCTTCTCCCAAGAGCGAAGGTGAGCAGCTTTCGGCAAAAATTCTCAATGAACTCTTGCTGCCGATACTGAGTTAAATACTGATGCAGCCCATTCACGCCCTCCCCTTTGAACCCGTTGGGGTAGACGACTTCCAACTCGACGGTTCGGCCATTGAAGTCTTGTTCGCGTTTTTCACCGACAGGCCCGAATCCTTCGAAAGCGAGGCCGATGGAGTCGATTTTGTCGTGACAACTGGCACAGCTTTTGTTGTCTCGATGTTTGGCGAGTAATTCACGGAGTGAGACGTTTTCGAGTTGGCTTTCGTCTTCCGGGAGTTCGGGAATGTTTGGTGGAGGTGGCGGAACGCGTTCTCCAAGAAGTCGGCTGACCACCCAGTTGCCACGTTTAACGGGGCTAGTTCTGAGACCGGGGGAGTTCTTTGTGAGAAAAACGGACATCGATAACAGGCCACCGCGACCATACTTCGTTGCATCCGGCAGGAAAGTCCACTCGTCTCCCTGAAATTCCAGGTCATCCATTCCGTAATGTTTTGCCAGCACCGGATTCACAAAAGTTGATTGTGAATCGAGCAGTTCTAACAGCGAACCGTCGTTTTTGATTAAGGAGAGAAACAGGTGAATCGGTTCTTCGAACATGGCAGCCCGGAGTTCGTTTGTAAATTCCGGATAACGATTCCGGTCGACGCTGTTGTGTTCTTCAAACCGGCGAATGTCGAGCCAATTCGCGAAGAATTCATAAGCAAGACCTTCGATCTTCTCATCCTTCAACATGCGTCGAACTTGTTGAGAAATGATCTTCGAATTCTCATGTGGGCCGACACTGCCGGTAAATGCCTCGATGAGTTTTTCATCTGGTGTCGATGACCAGAGAAAGTAACTGAGGCGACTGGCGAGTTCGGTTCCTGTTAATGGGCGTGTCCCCTCGCCGGTACTTGCCATATCCATGCGGAAAAGAAAGTGTGGGGACATCAGGATTGAAACTAATGTGTCACGGACGGCATCTTCGTGCGAGAGGTCTTCCTCTTCGCGAAGCATCTGATAAAACTGCGTCAGCTCGGCTCTTTCTGAATCTGAAAGCTTACGTCGCCACGCATGGTTGGCAAAAACAAGCAGATCATTCAGGTGTGCCGGTTCAGACTTGATTCGTTCAGATTCGACCCAGCGAATTTGCCGATTAATGTTCTCGAAATAATCTTCAATTGCCTTGAGCGGAACTTCGGTGCCTCCGTTCCTTATCGCTTTCTCCAGGTAGACTTCCGACAGTTTTTGAATCATTGCCTCGGATGCGGAGGCCTTGTTCTCTGGACGAGCGAAGTCGAATTGTGGCTCTCTCATGTAACGAGAGTCGGTACGCTCGAACCAGAGAAATCCCTCGTATTGTCGTTTCGGAGCAAATGCAACAAAATCGAGTTCTTGCCAGAGGCTGTCTAATTCCTGTTGCTGCTGCTCGCTCAACATCAACTCATAGAGCGGGGAGTCATCGCGAAAATATCCCATCATGCTATGGAAACCGGCACTGAGTAGGCGGCCTTTTTCCTGTTTGGCTTTAGGGACCCCCAAGTAATCTCGGCCACGTTCAGAAATATAAAACGCATCCGGAAAGAGAGAACAGAACTCTTTCAGTTTTTCGAGATGTTGCTGTTTCCGTTCGGGATCGCTCGGCAAGATGAGCTCTTTTGGTGTCCCTTTCGGGATCGTCTCACCTTCTTGAAACAGTGCGTTCTCGTTTAATTTTCTTCTGTGAGTGGCATATTGCTCGTTCTTCCAAAGCACAAATGGCTGTGCCCCTTTATGGACTTCACGAATTTCGAGGTTGTCGAATTTGAAAACCAGTTGCGAACGGATGTGAGTAATGTCGTCACGGATGGTTAGACATTCAGCACGTGCATCTTTTTCCTCAGCGTTCTGTGGGATCGCATGGAACTTTTTCTGAAGTGTTGCGACGGGGCCGATTTCCTCTTCGATATTTAATCGGTTCCAAAGAGTTTTTGCATACTTGGGGCTGAGGCCGGACTGTCTTGCGAAATCTTCGATGGAACTTCCGGCTTGTTGCTGGAACTTGTATTGCCAGCAAACGAAGAAATAGTCCGCGAGGTCTGTCGCTTGTGAATTGTAAAATGAAATAATTCGCTTCACACAATATTTATCACGATCTGTATCCGTAATGACTGGATGCGGGGCGAAGCTGAGCCCTGATGGGCTCAGGACTAAATGCTCAGAAACTTCCCGAGCTGCTTCCAGGTATTTTTTCAGAAGTGCAGGCGACATCGCCAACGACTCACCAGAATTGTCGAACCCGGCTTCATTTGCAGGGTCGACTGGAAAGGATCGTGTCGGTTGAATGTCGACACTCGTAATGTCGCGAATAGAATTATTGTACTCCGAGTTGCTTAATCGGCGGGCCAAAACAACTCCGGGGTCTCCGGCGTTTTGACTCGCGTCGAATGTGCGGAGAGCGTGAATCCAGTCAACGATTTCTTTTGTTTGTTCTTGTGAAGGAGCGGGCTCTGAATCCTCGGGGGGCATTTCGCCTGCTTCGAGTCGTGTCAAAACGATTTCCCAAAGTCCGTGAGCGCTCGAAACATCTTGCGTGGACTTGAAGAGGCTCAAGTCAAGCTTGGCTTCCTGGAGATCCGCTCCATGGCAATCCATGCAGAACGACTTCAGGTAGGGGGCAACTTTTTCGTCGAATTTTTTGTGCAAAGCGACGCGAGTCTGTTCTTCATCAGCGAGGGAGAGTTGAGCACAAAACAGTCCTGCAAAGACGATCAGCAGTGACCGGGAGAGTGGAATTGAAGAAAAGTCGAATGAGAGTGCAGACATAAGAATCGCTAACAATGCTTTGAGGAATCGTTGACGTTCTCTGGAAGGTCAGCCACTTCTCCCAGATTCTGTGAAGGCTGGTCAGTCTCAGACAGGAAGGCTCACAAGGTCCGTCGGTGGGGTAGATAGTATAAACGGTAAATGAGAGGGATGCGATGAAGAAATTCCATTTCCGTCAGTCTTAACTTAGTCTTCATTCAGTCTTCCGGGACTGAGTCAGCATCGAGAACTGCGAGGTATGGCTGTCGAAAAAAATATGAAAGGCTGAATCGTAATGGAACAAGCAGCGCCAGGAATAACGGAAACAGTAACCCGAGCGAGCTCTCTTTCACCGTCCACAACACAATTAGACAGACCAGTTGAATGGCTGTGTATGCGTGAACGCTCCATAACGGAACGCGGCGAATGAAGTGTGTCGCGGGGTACAACGATGGTTCCATCAGCCATAAGCTAATCCGTTCGAAGAACTGATTTCCTCGAATGGAGACGAAACCCATGAACAGAAAGAGACCGTATAAGACCGCCATCGGAACAGTTTTCAGTAACGGCAGTAACAGCAGCGACGCACCGATCAGCAAGTGGATTGCCAAACCGGTGACACGGGTCTCACGAACTCTCAGGATGCGATCTCTCCGGTCTCCGCTTCTGGTGACGACTTCTTCTGTTGTCGCAAGGCTGCGGACATGATTGAGTGAGCGAACCGTCGCAGCGACAACCCACGGTAAGCCAAACATGGAACATAATCCGACCATGCCACCGACGAGCGCTAAGTCCAGGTGGTACCCGCCTCCTTTCTTCAGCTGATGGTCAGCACAATTCACTAACCGGGCAGTGATATTCTGGTCGACGTAAATCAGAATCGCAGCTAATACCGCAGGAGCCAACGCAGCCCAGCGAACCCACACTGGAGCTGCAAAGGGATCGACGAACCACGCCCGTCCCGAAGTTGTTCCGAGCTGGTCTGGGGCAGGCAACACGGGGAGGTCGACTTCATGCAATCGAAAGGCTACGAGTGTCATCACTGCCAGTGCGATCGTGGGCCCGAAGTCTGCAAGAAACTCTCTCATCCAGGGAAGCATGTAACGGCTGCGACGCGACCCTTGAAGTGTGATCGCAATGTAAAACGTACCGAGAGCCAGAAGGAGTGAAAGCAAAGCAGTATCATGATGTTGATGGGCATCAAGATCCTTGAAGATGATGATCAACGCTTTGATGGCATTGTAAATGTATATGACTGAAATGAGCGCGGAGAAAATCTCATTCGTAAAGCGGGTGAAGTACCGCATTAAAAAGCTGGCGTCGATCACTGCCAGAAGAATCGTCATCAATGCCGTCCAGATTCCGACCCAGGCATACGCGGGCAGAAAATCAATTTGCATGTCGCGGCATAAGTTGTAGAGAATCGCCGTGAAGACCAGAAGTGGACCGGTTCCCCCTAAAATATTGAGAGGTTGAGCCGAAAAGAGAGCATAAATCACCCCGCACATTGCAGTCGCCACGATCATCTCGACGGCACCAATGTCGCCATTTGTTTCGATGGACATCACCCCGCCAAAAGTGACGGTGGGAGCAAGGCAAGCAAAAAAGAGGAACAGTGTTGACGCAACAGCTTTGGGGTGCAGGCCGTCGGTAAAGTCGCTCCAATAATTGGGGAGTCGACGTTTCACATCCTGAATCAGTCCGCCAGGGATTTTTCCAGTGTATTCGAGTCCGTCATCTTTGTTTGACGTTGCGATTGGCAGAGACGGTTTCGAACGTTGGACGGCTCTTTCAAAAGCGTAGAGCAAAGATTGATACTCTTTCGCTTCGCCCAGGTCGTATCGAAATTCATCATCCGACATCAGTCTGGCGATGAGTGCCAGAGTGTCCAGGTGCCCGGGGATTGCAGATGTTGGCCCGAGCAGGAAGAAAAGATATCGAGTAGCAATTCGGTCGGGAGCACCCATGTTGAGTGGGTGCTTGAGGCGTACGAAGACCACGATTTGCTCGATCATCGAATCGAGATAGCAGTGTGGAACTCCGACTGCATGACCGATGGCTGTCGATGAAGCCTCTTCTCGGTGACTGAGTTCAGAGACGATCTCGTCATACGCCCCC from Thalassoglobus polymorphus includes the following:
- a CDS encoding DUF1552 domain-containing protein, with amino-acid sequence MNQQHRKISRRILLQGTGVAMALPWMESLQVWGESTPKLDQNGEFPKRFAALFMACGINAKHWWAKGSGAEMELGKTLSPMEPHKQKMNFISGLFNKNATGVGIHPGQTGNILSGASLQKGAELRGGISVDQLLANRLGEQTSQPSLVLGCEQPITGYHETNFSMAYSSHISWQNATSPVPMEVYPSLAFDSLFENHGQRRNKSVLDRVKAEAASLSRRASFEDKTKLDEYLTSVREVEKRIERIRKDQDKATDRAKNKGESLVTMKRPDNGLPEDIREHMKLMCDIVALAFQTDKTRIASLLLCRDISGLFYPFLDVRKAHHSGSHDDLSDDWEKVSRFYCSQLAYLAGRLDSMPEGDGTVLDHSCLLFINNMWSGSRHDSTKLPMLTVGGLGGTLDTGRVLDYSDKDDGDRKLCSFYLSLMNRMGIEETEFGDAQTQLAGL
- a CDS encoding DUF1592 domain-containing protein; its protein translation is MSALSFDFSSIPLSRSLLIVFAGLFCAQLSLADEEQTRVALHKKFDEKVAPYLKSFCMDCHGADLQEAKLDLSLFKSTQDVSSAHGLWEIVLTRLEAGEMPPEDSEPAPSQEQTKEIVDWIHALRTFDASQNAGDPGVVLARRLSNSEYNNSIRDITSVDIQPTRSFPVDPANEAGFDNSGESLAMSPALLKKYLEAAREVSEHLVLSPSGLSFAPHPVITDTDRDKYCVKRIISFYNSQATDLADYFFVCWQYKFQQQAGSSIEDFARQSGLSPKYAKTLWNRLNIEEEIGPVATLQKKFHAIPQNAEEKDARAECLTIRDDITHIRSQLVFKFDNLEIREVHKGAQPFVLWKNEQYATHRRKLNENALFQEGETIPKGTPKELILPSDPERKQQHLEKLKEFCSLFPDAFYISERGRDYLGVPKAKQEKGRLLSAGFHSMMGYFRDDSPLYELMLSEQQQQELDSLWQELDFVAFAPKRQYEGFLWFERTDSRYMREPQFDFARPENKASASEAMIQKLSEVYLEKAIRNGGTEVPLKAIEDYFENINRQIRWVESERIKSEPAHLNDLLVFANHAWRRKLSDSERAELTQFYQMLREEEDLSHEDAVRDTLVSILMSPHFLFRMDMASTGEGTRPLTGTELASRLSYFLWSSTPDEKLIEAFTGSVGPHENSKIISQQVRRMLKDEKIEGLAYEFFANWLDIRRFEEHNSVDRNRYPEFTNELRAAMFEEPIHLFLSLIKNDGSLLELLDSQSTFVNPVLAKHYGMDDLEFQGDEWTFLPDATKYGRGGLLSMSVFLTKNSPGLRTSPVKRGNWVVSRLLGERVPPPPPNIPELPEDESQLENVSLRELLAKHRDNKSCASCHDKIDSIGLAFEGFGPVGEKREQDFNGRTVELEVVYPNGFKGEGVNGLHQYLTQYRQQEFIENFCRKLLTFALGRRLTLSDEGLIVKMQEQLKTNDYRLAPVIETIVTSPQFLTKHGGEFLVREP
- a CDS encoding PTS sugar transporter subunit IIA, whose amino-acid sequence is MRVLQKTFSNADACLLDLDATSIDSVFEQTVQHLVDQKMVAPGAYDEIVSELSHREEASSTAIGHAVGVPHCYLDSMIEQIVVFVRLKHPLNMGAPDRIATRYLFFLLGPTSAIPGHLDTLALIARLMSDDEFRYDLGEAKEYQSLLYAFERAVQRSKPSLPIATSNKDDGLEYTGKIPGGLIQDVKRRLPNYWSDFTDGLHPKAVASTLFLFFACLAPTVTFGGVMSIETNGDIGAVEMIVATAMCGVIYALFSAQPLNILGGTGPLLVFTAILYNLCRDMQIDFLPAYAWVGIWTALMTILLAVIDASFLMRYFTRFTNEIFSALISVIYIYNAIKALIIIFKDLDAHQHHDTALLSLLLALGTFYIAITLQGSRRSRYMLPWMREFLADFGPTIALAVMTLVAFRLHEVDLPVLPAPDQLGTTSGRAWFVDPFAAPVWVRWAALAPAVLAAILIYVDQNITARLVNCADHQLKKGGGYHLDLALVGGMVGLCSMFGLPWVVAATVRSLNHVRSLATTEEVVTRSGDRRDRILRVRETRVTGLAIHLLIGASLLLLPLLKTVPMAVLYGLFLFMGFVSIRGNQFFERISLWLMEPSLYPATHFIRRVPLWSVHAYTAIQLVCLIVLWTVKESSLGLLFPLFLALLVPLRFSLSYFFRQPYLAVLDADSVPED